TACCGTTTCCGAGGCTGGCTCAACAGATCCTTCTACTCCTACCGAGCCTTCTGAGGACAAAGAAATCACCCTTGCCCAGGTATCCGTTTCTCAGGACTTCTTCGGCAATGACTGGTATTTCACTTTCGCAAACGCCGATGATTATGTTTCCAAAATCAAAGAAATCACTGTCAACGAAACCGTATGGGAAAAGAAAAACAACAGTGTTTCCAGCGGCGGCGCTTACCGCGCCAACGCTTCCGAAAACCGCCTGGAGTTTTCCGTAAAGGATTTTTCTCCCAGCCCGGTGATCGGCGTGTTAAAGAGCGGCGATGTGATTACCATTACAGCCGACGGGTACAAGCAGCTGACCTTTAAAATGGTCATCGATACCAACGGCAAAGTATCCCTTGTAGAAGATGACGGACAGGGTGATCCTTACCAGCTCCATGTAAAAATCGTAGGCAACTTTGAATCCGCTTTCGTCGGACAGAAAAACTACGATGGCATCAGCGGCGCATCTCAGTCTGTCAATGCAAGCAAAAACAGCAATGTTACCGTCTTTGGCGCACTGACAGAAAAGGATGTGGAACCCACTGACGATGACTGGGAAGAACTTGACGCTTCCTCCTCCGGCCATACGCTCAATATTAACGGAAGCAAATGCAAAGTAAATATTGTCCCTGATACGGAAAATGGAACTTCCGCAGAAAGCAGCAGTGGTATGGCTGGTGTTTTCATGCCTGCAATCAGCAGCGCTTTAACCTTAGACGGAACGCCAAAAGATCCCGGTACTTATCTGATTTCCATTGATATTACCGACGACCAGGGCCGTACTGCTACCAGTAACGCACTTCCGTTCCGTATTTATGCCGGAGATGAGAAGCTGGCAGACCGTCTCGTACTGGAAAATCTCACCCAGACCCAGGACGGCAAATATATGTGGAATATCATGGAGCCCTGGTCCATCAGCGCTTTTGGCAGCAATGTAGCCGGCGAAGACGAAAGCGTTCGCGTACCGGCTGAAGTGAAAGCATGGTACGGCTCCAATACCAGCGGTACTTATGGATTCCTTGGTTATGACATTCCCTGGGCAGATGTCCAGAAAGGCAACATTCCCCAGACGTTATACATTCCTGCAGGCTGTGATCTGACCTTCGTCAATATGGAAATCCTCAGCAGTGTGAAGATCGTCGTGGAAAACGGTGGAAAACTGAATTTAATGGATTCTACTGTACAAGGTATCATCGAAGTAAAAAATGGCGGCACGTTCTCTATGAACTACGATTCCTTTAATAAGGACTTCGTAACAGGCGCTTCTATCTGCGGACAGCTTCGTCTGGAAGATGGCGCGACTCTGGAAAATGCTGCAATCTATTCCCACAGCAATTACCTGGCAAACGGAGACCTGGTAGATCGAAATATTTCTGATCCTGTTGTCTCTGCTACAGGAAATATTGCAGTAAAAGGCATCGTTGCTATCAAGGGCGAAGATGACGGTCCCGGCATTGGTCAGATGGGTCTCCGTATAAAGGACGGAACCCTCACTTTAGAAGAGGGCGCTACGCTGGTTGCGATTGGCGGCGAAGGAAACATCAACAACAATGACGGTGGAACTGCCCTTGACTTAGATAACGCTACGATTACAGGCAAAGGCAAACTGGTCGGCATCGGCGGCAGCGTGCTCTTCGGAAACGGCGGCACAGCGATCACCGGCAACGGTACGATTTCCACCAAAGAAATCTTCCTGCGGGGCGCAACAGCTTCCGGCAACAGCAACCCGGGAAAAGCTGCTGACAGCAATGTAAAGATCCTCAGCCCGAATCAATCCGTGGAAAACGGCCAGCAGAAGGAACTTGGCAGTAATGATCCCCTCGCAGATCTGTACTGGAAAACAGGCAGTAGTCCCCTTCCGCCGCTGGCAAAATACACCACCAGCCCTGTGCCGACCTTCACGGTTACTTACACGGACGGCGTAGATGGCGAGGAAATCTTCGCTGATCAGGTATACAGCGATCTGGTGACCGGTGCAGATACCCCTGCTTATAACGGAACCCCCGCACGGGAAGGCTACACCTTCAAGGGCTGGGATCCGCAGGTAGCCGCTACGGTATCCGCAAATGCTACTTACACCGCACAGTGGGAGAAAAACACCAATCCTGAAAATCCGAGCAACCCGTCAAACCCGAGCAATCCGGCGAACCCAAGCAATCCGACGAACCCGAGTAACCCGTCCAATCCCAGCAACCCGAGCAATCCCAGCAACCCGAGCAATCCGAGTAATCCGTCCAATCCGACAACGCCTTCCGAGACAACGGATAACGGCGGACATCACCACTCCGGCAGCTCTGACAACACTGCTGCGGAACAGACGACAACCACCAGCAGCACAGCAGTCAAGACCGGCGACGAAAGCCCTGTTCTTCTGCTGACACTGCTCCTGCTGGCAGCCGCAGTGCTTACCGGTATGGTGGCTTACAGAATCCGCAGACGGAACTATAAATAAAGAGCAAACCTAACAGATAAAAGAGCATATCGCAACGCTCTATGCAACTGCTTCAAGATATCATGCAGCTGATAAGGCGTACCAAAGGGATCTGATCCATATCGGAATCAGATCCCTTTTTCTGACTTTTTCCTGCATTTCAGCAAATAAACGTAATTACATATAAAGAAATATTTTTATATCTCTATCTCTCTTTTCATTTTCTTTCATCTCTGTTTTTACTATATCAGTCGTTGTAAACAAAATCATTTCTTTGTCGTTTTTCTGTTTTATTTTGCATAATTTTATGCAATTATCTCGCATTTTCATCTCACCATAGGATGTAATTTTCTATTACAAAAAAAGAGCACCGGAATCTCCTTCCAATGCTCTTTGCTGTATTTCTTTTCAGGTATTCACCATGTCTTTTATCATTTGCGGTAATCGACTGTCTTACTCAATGGCGATGTATTTCTTCTTCTCCTCAATCTTCTTGGACGGCAGCTTCGGGAATACCAGCCGCAGAATGCCATCCTGGTAAGCGGCATGGATATCTTCCTGCTCTACCCCTTCTCCCACATAGAAGCTTCTCTGACACGTTCCGTGATAGCGCTCCTGGAAAATATAGTTGCTGCCCTCGCCTCTGTTCTCCTGGCTCTTCTTCTCCGCCCGGATGGTCAGATAACCGTCCGCCAGCTCTGCCTTGATATCCTCCTTGGCAAATCCCGGCAGATCCATGTCCAGGATGTAATTGCCATCCTTCTCCTGCACATCAGTCTTCATCAGCGTGTTGCTGAAATCTCTTCTCCCTGAAAATGGTGTATCAAAAAAGTCATCAAATAATCCTAATCCATATGTTTTGCTCGGCACTAACATAAAAACTACCTCCTTCGCCGTTTTTTGTTCTATATGTACTATATCATATATTGTTTTCTCTGTCAATAAAGCCCTTGATGTTCACAATTTATTCATTTTTATTTCAAAAAACATTCATGAACGCAACACGATTTCTTCATTTCTCTCCCATATAATAATAGCATAGAAACAAAGAAAGACCTCTTCAAGTAATACTTTTTAAATAAACTTTTTCATAATAAATGCCAGGTAAGCAGCTTACCTGGCATCCTCCCTTTCTCGGGATATTTTCTATTTACTCTTCCGATTGATGAACTCCGTTTTTACCTTGGAATACATGATCTTCTGGTCGTGATACAGGCTGTAATAGCCGGACAGCATATAGCTGATGGACACGGCGATGGCATAATAGAGCATGCCCTCGAAGCCAAACATTTCAAAACTGATGAGCAGCGTGGAGATCGGGCAGTTGGTGACGCCGCAGAACACCGCCGCCATGCCTGCCGCACCGTACAGCGCCGGAGACAGCCCCAGCATCTGGCCGAACAGGGCGCCAAAAGTGGCGCCCACGCAGAAGGACGGCACGATCTCTCCGCCTTTGAAACCGCAGCCCAGGGTAATGGCGGTCAGGATCATTTTCAAAAGAAAGGCCTCCGGCCGCACTTCTCCCTCCAGCGCCCGCTCGATCAGCGGAATGCCTGCACTGGAGTAATCCTGGGTGCCAAGAAGCAGGGTGATGGCCAGAATCAGTGCGCCGCCCACCGCCGCTTTCACGTACGGATTGGAAAATTTCTTAAACTGTGCGCCTACCTGATGGAGCATGACACAAAATACAATGCTGATGATGGCACAAAGGATACCCAGCAGTACGGCTGCCCCTGCCGTTGTTCCGGTAAATTCCGGAACCTCCAGCACCGGAAAAGCCTCCGGCTGCATACCAAAATACAGTGCCAGACGGGATGCCACGATGGATGCGCAAACACAGGGCACCAGCGCTGCATAGTGCATGATACCCACGCTGGCCACCTCCATGGGGAAAACAGCTGCCGCCAGCGGCGTGCCAAACAGCGCAGAGAAAGCGGCACTCATACCGCACATGACCATGAGACCCCGGTCTTTATCATCAAACCGGAACCAACGGCCCAGCTGCTCGCCGATACTGC
Above is a window of Oscillospiraceae bacterium NTUH-002-81 DNA encoding:
- a CDS encoding chloride channel protein is translated as MFTKEDLQEFLENLLGMIRWLIVAGITGVLVGLVGVLFGKGMTFVNGCRAAHPWIIWLLPVGGVAIIGLYHLFHVYNPRGTNLVLEAIHAKEEVPLYMAPLIIVSTLITHLVGGSAGREGAALQLGGSIGEQLGRWFRFDDKDRGLMVMCGMSAAFSALFGTPLAAAVFPMEVASVGIMHYAALVPCVCASIVASRLALYFGMQPEAFPVLEVPEFTGTTAGAAVLLGILCAIISIVFCVMLHQVGAQFKKFSNPYVKAAVGGALILAITLLLGTQDYSSAGIPLIERALEGEVRPEAFLLKMILTAITLGCGFKGGEIVPSFCVGATFGALFGQMLGLSPALYGAAGMAAVFCGVTNCPISTLLISFEMFGFEGMLYYAIAVSISYMLSGYYSLYHDQKIMYSKVKTEFINRKSK
- a CDS encoding DUF1533 domain-containing protein, which translates into the protein MRKHYHRFAAFLLSAVMILSTAFGSASTVLAADAPPTTITNCEVTGYFPEILNLGFDDTTWTSAITSVTVNGTPFSKGSPSFGGSENLWETGTTYGSENYHALKIVNNNISYPATIVISADNYEDLTVNVTKNASVYPYVYTASIVGGETPTEPDEKPSYTVTVATTENGTVSVDKTSAKEGETVTVTTEPAENYTLDAISVADSTGASVSVSENAFTMPASNVTVSAAFKSTAPVTPSEDAKISLDQISVTSDWGDYNWLFTFGDAADYVSKITGVSVNGTAWKAQTYKPSSGGAYYPNTNDQQLIFCVDSYGTIPAIKDGDVLTITADGYQALTFKISIDDNGKLTVSEAGSTDPSTPTEPSEDKEITLAQVSVSQDFFGNDWYFTFANADDYVSKIKEITVNETVWEKKNNSVSSGGAYRANASENRLEFSVKDFSPSPVIGVLKSGDVITITADGYKQLTFKMVIDTNGKVSLVEDDGQGDPYQLHVKIVGNFESAFVGQKNYDGISGASQSVNASKNSNVTVFGALTEKDVEPTDDDWEELDASSSGHTLNINGSKCKVNIVPDTENGTSAESSSGMAGVFMPAISSALTLDGTPKDPGTYLISIDITDDQGRTATSNALPFRIYAGDEKLADRLVLENLTQTQDGKYMWNIMEPWSISAFGSNVAGEDESVRVPAEVKAWYGSNTSGTYGFLGYDIPWADVQKGNIPQTLYIPAGCDLTFVNMEILSSVKIVVENGGKLNLMDSTVQGIIEVKNGGTFSMNYDSFNKDFVTGASICGQLRLEDGATLENAAIYSHSNYLANGDLVDRNISDPVVSATGNIAVKGIVAIKGEDDGPGIGQMGLRIKDGTLTLEEGATLVAIGGEGNINNNDGGTALDLDNATITGKGKLVGIGGSVLFGNGGTAITGNGTISTKEIFLRGATASGNSNPGKAADSNVKILSPNQSVENGQQKELGSNDPLADLYWKTGSSPLPPLAKYTTSPVPTFTVTYTDGVDGEEIFADQVYSDLVTGADTPAYNGTPAREGYTFKGWDPQVAATVSANATYTAQWEKNTNPENPSNPSNPSNPANPSNPTNPSNPSNPSNPSNPSNPSNPSNPSNPTTPSETTDNGGHHHSGSSDNTAAEQTTTTSSTAVKTGDESPVLLLTLLLLAAAVLTGMVAYRIRRRNYK
- a CDS encoding Hsp20/alpha crystallin family protein, coding for MLVPSKTYGLGLFDDFFDTPFSGRRDFSNTLMKTDVQEKDGNYILDMDLPGFAKEDIKAELADGYLTIRAEKKSQENRGEGSNYIFQERYHGTCQRSFYVGEGVEQEDIHAAYQDGILRLVFPKLPSKKIEEKKKYIAIE